From a single Macrobrachium rosenbergii isolate ZJJX-2024 chromosome 7, ASM4041242v1, whole genome shotgun sequence genomic region:
- the LOC136840098 gene encoding protein sax-3-like, with translation MDAFVHIVFFVTWLSGFVFANEGSLPVIKEQPSSVIARRNDPATLNCAASDATHITWFRDGQQVVTSSQDTRSHRVLLPSGSLFFLRVASGRRDSDAGNYWCVATNKYGSTRSANATLTVASLSYDFQAFPEPSVKVLAGEPVTLSCRAPRGSPEPSLSWLRDGKEVLNSSHVTVTNFGDLVIKPTEQDHSGTYVCRAKNIAGTRESPASKLVVMTPPWFEVNPKNVTAASGVNVEFTCQVKGHPTPSITWRRLDGKMPTSRIKTDNQRLTIEEAEASDTGVYICEAQSEAGFTEAKVFLTVFEAPELAQRPQNTQVLEGEKVQLSCIVKGDPEPLVLWRLPALDRSALLTPSQKNGHISVSSDGQTLTISPTATRDSGNYQCWGVSNGGGVSAQAEVMVVDAYPPPVIGVGPQDISVKPGSDVSLPCEVVSEAATPTITWWFQPAAHIPSYKLTEGNENTRISLPNTGALLLKNVQASDAGIYTCRVTAETGSAEQEAILQVKESAPDIPTHHPPAPPSKPRLFSVNETSVQLSWLPNSQMDSNTEQWYLIEHWQQGWDEWRVAAADIRQESFTVTDLTPGNTYFFFVRAMSNEGKSFPSPWSDSVIVRPSRDLNLTSNQVRQVRRRLSRPAVTLTDAEITNSNSVLLKWSFINAAEDAVEGVLVYAVSASGSVQVATVLGSSSSSHHMHNLQQYTNYTFFVAPFWHSIEGTPSNAIKVTTPEDVPVSAPSDVHVILQKDGSTLITWSSLEIDKARGVIIGYQVVITNNGTQTSEMVQDPRLEAHGLTPGRLYAVRVAAVTGAGTGPFSPPVLMDGGTKIDHSNQNVPLIPRGENTSVLYAQPQPAWLVYLLVPLVIILFFATIMYIRHLRHKIPVPKPSQANSVYQDPSLYPAQHTINMYSEQKLWPSSDSDKDSSLSSSRLLRSDQQINDYSEPRVQRIDEATEPYATTALLAQESPHLIHGPPWRHHSDDSGVQVNWSAILPPPPSCPPPHDFDLGDPVGFTSPREVHIVCAPGSSSHRSSVIGSEQYKRPCDASSDHTYDIYTQMTPNSFRNGFRTFNSLQSCDCKQNNKECKSSNFSSTEPPTSNTH, from the exons ATGGATGCATTCGTTCATATTGTATTCTTTGTGACGTGGCTGTCCGGCTTTGTTTTTGCCAATGAAG GCTCACTTCCGGTCATCAAGGAACAGCCGAGCAGTGTGATCGCCAGACGCAACGACCCAGCAACTCTGAACTGCGCAGCCTCCGACGCCACTCACATCACGTGGTTCCGGGACGGCCAGCAGGTCGTAACCTCTTCCCAGGACACCCGCTCCCATCGAGTCCTTTTGCCCTCTGGGTCTCTCTTCTTCCTGAGGGTCGCCAGCGGCCGCAGGGACAGCGATGCTGGAAACTACTGGTGCGTGGCCACCAACAAGTATGGCTCGACGCGTTCCGCCAACGCTACTCTCACTGTGGCCTCCTTGTCCTACGATTTCCAGGCGTTTCCAGAACCGTCCGTCAAAGTTCTCGCGGGGGAGCCAGTAACCCTGTCCTGCAGAGCTCCAAGAGGTTCTCCTGAGCCTAGTTTGAGCTGGCTGAGGGATGGCAAAGAGGTTCTGAATTCCTCGCATGTCACTGTCACGAACTTTGGTGACCTTGTTATCAAACCGACTGAGCAAGATCATTCGGGGACCTACGTATGTCGTGCGAAAAATATTGCTGGGACACGAGAATCACCAGCTAGCAAGCTAGTTGTTATGA CTCCACCATGGTTTGAGGTAAATCCCAAAAATGTAACTGCTGCCTCAGGGGTAAATGTAGAATTTACCTGCCAAGTCAAGGGCCACCCAACGCCATCAATAACTTGGCGACGCTTAGATGGGAAGATGCCAACTTCCCGTATCAAAACTGATAATCAGCGGCTTACAATAGAGGAAGCTGAAGCGTCAGACACTGGTGTATACATCTGTGAAGCACAGAGTGAGGCTGGTTTCACTGAAGCTAAAGTATTTCTCACTGTCTTTGAGGCTCCTGAGTTAGCCCAGCGTCCACAAAACACTCAGGTACTGGAAGGTGAAAAAGTGCAGTTGTCATGCATAGTCAAAGGAGACCCAGAACCCCTTGTGTTGTGGCGTTTACCAGCCCTTGACAGATCAGCTCTACTTACTCCATCACAAAAAAATGGACATATATCTGTGTCTTCGGATGGCCAAACACTGACAATCAGCCCAACAGCAACAAGGGACAGTGGAAATTACCAGTGTTGGGGAGTCAGTAATGGAGGAGGTGTAAGTGCACAAGCAGAGGTGATGGTGGTTGATGCATATCCTCCTCCAGTAATTGGTGTAGGTCCCCAGGACATTTCGGTGAAGCCAGGGAGTGATGTTTCACTACCTTGCGAAGTGGTCAGTGAAGCTGCTACACCAACCATAACATGGTGGTTTCAGCCTGCAGCGCACATCCCTTCTTACAAGTTAACTGAGGGCAATGAGAACACTAGAATATCGCTCCCAAATACTGGGGCACTTCTACTGAAGAATGTTCAAGCAAGTGATGCCGGTATATACACATGTCGTGTCACAGCTGAAACAGGCAGTGCAGAGCAGGAGGCAATATTGCAAGTTAAGGAAAGTGCTCCAGATATACCCACACACCATCCACCAGCCCCACCTTCAAAACCTCGATTATTCTCTGTTAATGAAACATCTGTTCAGTTGTCATGGCTGCCTAATTCGCAAATGGACAGCAACACTGAACAGTGGTATCTTATTGAACACTGGCAGCAGGGGTGGGATGAGTGGCGTGTTGCAGCTGCAGATATTAGACAAGAGTCCTTCACAGTTACTGATTTGACCCCTGGaaacacttattttttcttcgtcCGGGCAATGAGCAATGAAGGGAAGTCGTTTCCAAGTCCATGGTCAGATTCGGTCATCGTCCGTCCGTCTCGTGATCTGAACCTGACTTCGAATCAGGTCCGCCAAGTACGCCGTCGTCTTTCAAGACCTGCAGTGACACTTACAGACGCTGAAATAACTAATTCTAATAGTGTCCTGTTAAAATGGAGCTTCATTAATGCAGCAGAGGACGCAGTAGAAGGTGTGCTGGTGTATGCAGTTTCAGCGTCAGGTTCTGTGCAGGTGGCCACTGTCCTAGGGTCTTCATCCTCGTCACATCATATGCATAATTTACAGCAGTATACGAATTATACTTTCTTTGTAGCTCCATTTTGGCACAGTATTGAGGGCACACCTTCCAACGCCATCAAAGTCACTACACCGGAGGATG TTCCCGTCTCTGCACCCAGTGATGTTCATGTCATCCTCCAGAAAGATGGATCAACACTGATCACTTGGTCAAGCTTGGAAATTGACAAAGCTCGTGGTGTGATCATTGGCTATCAAGTTGTCATCACTAACAATGGTACGCAGACGTCAGAAATGGTGCAAGACCCAAGACTTGAAGCCCATGGCCTCACTCCAGGCAGACTGTACGCTGTCCGTGTTGCAGCTGTCACGGGTGCTGGCACTGGGCCATTCAGTCCTCCAGTGCTGATGGATGGGGGAACAAAAATTGATCACTCAAACCAGAATGTGCCTCTCATTCCAAGAGGGGAAAACACGTCAGTTTTATACGCCCAGCCTCAGCCAGCTTGGCTGGTTTATCTGTTGGTACCATTGGTGATCATTCTTTTCTTTGCGACTATCATGTACATAAGACATTTGCGACATAAAATTCCAGTGCCTAAACCTTCACAAGCAAATTCAGTTTACCAAGATCCATCTTTGTATCCAGCACAGCATACCATAAATATGTACAGTGAGCAGAAACTCTGGCCTTCATCAGACAGCGACAAGGATTCAAGCCTGTCATCATCAAGACTTCTCCGATCAGATCAGCAAATAAATGACTATTCAGAACCAAGAGTGCAAAGGATTGATGAAGCTACGGAGCCCTATGCTACAACCGCACTCTTGGCACAAGAGTCCCCTCACTTGATTCACGGGCCTCCATGGCGACATCACAGTGACGACTCGGGTGTGCAAGTAAACTGGTCTGCCATCTTGCCGCCACCACCTTCATGCCCTCCACCTCATGATTTTGACTTGGGGGATCCAGTAGGATTCACCAGCCCCCGAGAGGTCCACATAGTGTGCGCTCCAGGGAGCTCCTCGCACCGCAGTAGCGTGATTGGATCAGAGCAGTACAAAAGGCCCTGTGATGCAAGTTCTGATCACACCTATGATATCTACACGCAAATGACACCCAATTCTTTCCGTAATGGATTCCGTACTTTTAATTCCTTGCAAAGCTGTGattgtaaacaaaataacaaagaatgcaaATCATCTAATTTTTCATCTACAGAGCCTCCCACGAGTAACACACACTAA